The DNA window ATGGCAGTTTCCATCTGGGTAGACTCTGACAGTCCCTGGATTGCTGCTGGTGCAATTCTTCAAGGTCTGGGCACTCTGGCAACCCTAATCCTCTTGGTCTGGCAAATTATTAGCCGTCAACTGAATCGGGATGAAGCTAACCTGAACCATTGGTTAACGGAGCTGACGCAGGTAGACCCCCTGAAGCGTCTGATTGCGGTTCGCCGACTTTGTGCCTTAGTCACAGAGGCTCGGTTAGAGCGGGAGCATCGACGTAGTGTTGCCGAATACTTTCGGCTGATGCTGAATCAAGAACCGGAAGCGGCGATCCGAGATGCGGTTCTCGATGGCCTGCAAGCATTGGAGAGTAACCAGCCGTTAATTAAAGCTAGTCAACCGTTAAAGACGCCTGTTGTTTTGAAGCGCTCTGTGGCTAAAGTCCGCAGGAAGAATTAAGCAGGGGGGCAGAGGAGCCGAGAGACAGGGAAGAAGCGATCGCCCCCGCCTTAATTTTTGCTTTTTAATATCTCTTTTAATTCTCAAACTTGGGTTCCGCTTTCTCCACAGAGGAATCATTGACTCCTAGCGTCAGCTCTAAAGGCGTTTGGGAAGGATATGCCTTGACAACCTCTCGATAGACATCGTAATTCGTCGGCAAGGTAACACTCTGCCCGTTGCTGCGATAAGTAATTTGGTAATTCACATCTCGCAAAATCTCTGGCTGGCTTGCCTTTTCGGCAGGTTGCAGTCGCTGTTCAATTTCATCAAGCGTGGGTCGTGGTGGCAGTGCAGACCACCAAAGTTCCCGTTCGTCGGGGCCAATTACCGCGCCTTCTGGCTTCTCCCCATTGCGGTTGAGTAAGGAAGTAGAGCCAAAAGTTTCGATTCGCTCTTGATTGCGACCCGGATTAGTCGAGTAACCGACTTTCCAAGTTAAAGTTGTCCGGGCGGTTGCTTCATACTGGTTAGTGGTTACGGTGCTGCACCCAGAGAGAGCAAATAAAAGAGAAGCTCCCGCCAGTATGGCAAAACATGGGCTTTGTTGTTTAAATTGACCTTTGAGACTCACCGTCTGTTGACACCCATTAGAAAAACGACATCAAAGAGCAAATGCAGCTAGCTCCGCTATTTCCTATTGTGTACCGAATTCTTCAGCCTGCCTTTCCCCGTTGTCTGTGGTCGGGTACTGGAAATTCACGAGCGATCGCTCTCACGTTTGATGATGGTCCCCATCCCCAATACACTCCCGAACTCTTGAAAGTGCTAGACCACTACAACATACCCGCAAGTTTTTTTTGGCTGGGTGTTTGCGTTAACCGCGCACCAGCAACTGCCAAAGAAGTCTACCGGCGAGGTCACTGGCTTGGGCTGCATGGGTACGATCATCGCGCTTTTCCCAAGCTGAGTCCATCTGACCTCAAACAAAGTATGGAACAGACACAGCAGGCGATCCAACAAGCCTGTCAACTCGATCCACAATTTGTTCGTGACGTTCGACCCCCTAATGGTTTGTTTACACCCCAGACTTTAGATTTATTGCAGCAGTGGAACTATCGACCTGTCATGTGGAGCGTGGTGCCGGAAGACTGGGTACAGCCTGGGGTTAGCGTCGTCGTACAGCGAGTTTTGCGGCAAGTCCAAAATGGTTCGGTCATTGTTTTGCATGATGGCTATTATGGAGGTCAAGATGTGGCTGAAACGACCGCCCAGCTAGTGCCTAAACTATTGCAGCAAGGATATCAATTTGTTACCATCGATGCGCTGTGGCAGCAAAGTCAGTTGACCTTTTTAACCTAAAAGGGAAATATATTGATGTTTTCTCTGTCACATTTTGGCTCTTGTTGATTAGAATGACGGAATAGAATTCAGCCATTTGTCGCAACCCATCGCCCATCAAGCGTCAGTAGGATAGAGTTGCATTTAAGCAAAATGCGAAATCAAGCAATATTTTCTCTAGTTTTGCCTAAACGTTCATTACTGCTTAGTGCTACTCTCCCCAAACCTTTGACGCTTAACTATAGGCTATTTATAGAAAGACAGCGCTCAACTGGCTGGAGGCATCACCAAATCAACCAGCGAGTGTTGCTGGTAAATCCTGTACAAGCTAGTTGAAGGAGATGAGATCGGAGTGGGTGTATCAATTCCAATCGGATTATCCATTGGGAAAAGCCGCCTTGACATTAACTTCATATTTGAAGGTTTAAATAAACCAAAAGCGTGCAAGTTTTGTGAGAAAGGCTACAATCGGAAAGGTTTTGAACACTACCAGCATTAACACCTATTTCAACGCGGTTATCGAACGCTGGCGTTGCACGCAAGCGCATTCTCTCTTTTCTCTCATTGAGCCAGTCAGCAAGCGTTGAAAGCTGGCAAGGTATAACGACTGGCTAACTTGTTTTGTAGATTAACTAACACCATCTTCTGGTCTTTAACTGAAGGAGCATGAGGAATTCGGCATGACCCAGGCCAACGACGTACTCGAAATCATCACTCCGCCTGAGAGCGAGTTGGATCTCTTAATTGATGAAGACGCGGATCAAGACGACTTTGTAGACGTAACGCCCGATGAAGACGAAGGTAAGCCTGGTAAGGTCAGTAGATCCCGTCGTCGGGTGCAAACGAAAAAGAAACACTACACTGAGGATTCGATTCGTCTCTATTTACAAGAAATTGGTCGGATTCGTCTCTTAAGAGCCGATGAAGAAATTGAACTCGCACGCAAGATAGCCGACTTACTAGAATTAGAGCGTTTGCGCGAGCAACTGATCGAAAATCTGGAGCGGGAACCGCAGGATATAGAGTGGGCTGAGGGAGTGCTGAAATCTGAGCGAGTCTGGGAACAACTCGCTACTCAGCTAGGGCGAGAACCCCAACAAGAAGAGTGGTCTAAAGAGGTGAAGAAGCGCCTACCAGCGTTCCGACATCGCCTCTATGTAGGTCGCCGCGCTAAAGACAAAATGGTGCAGTCAAACCTGCGTTTGGTGGTTTCGATTGCCAAAAAATATATGAATCGCGGCTTATCCTTCCAAGACTTGATTCAGGAAGGCAGTCTAGGCTTGATTCGAGCCGCTGAAAAATTTGACCACGAAAAAGGTTACAAATTCTCCACGTATGCGACGTGGTGGATTCGTCAGGCAATTACGAGAGCGATCGCGGATCAATCTCGCACCATTCGACTACCTGTTCACCTGTACGAAACCATTTCTCGGATCAAAAAAACTACCAAGCTTCTATCCCAAGAAATGGGTCGCAAACCCACTGAAGAAGAAATCGCTACTCGCATGGAAATGACCATCGAGAAACTGCGATTCATTGCTAAATCAGCTCAGTTACCCATTTCTCTAGAAACTCCCATCGGTAAAGAAGAAGACTCCCGTCTGGGTGACTTCATCGAAGCAGATGGTGAAACCCCCGAAGATCAAGTTTCTAAAAACCTCCTCCGGGAAGATCTAGAAAGCGTCCTCGACACCCTCAGCCCCCGCGAACGGGATGTGCTGCGTCTGCGCTACGGTTTGGATGATGGACGCATGAAAACTCTTGAAGAAATCGGTCAAATCTTCAACGTTACCCGCGAACGGATTCGTCAAATTGAAGCGAAAGCTCTCCGCAAGTTGCGGCATCCCAATCGCAACAGTATTCTCAAAGAATACATTCGCTAGACAATCCTTTTTAGCGAGATAAATAATAGTAGGGGCGGGTTTCTTTACCTGCCCCTACTATTATTTGGGAAACAAAAAACTGGGAGTTCCTAGATAAACTCCCAGCGAGCTTTTGAAATTGACCAAATTTATAAAATTGAAATATATTACATCAGACCCCAGAAGTGAAGAACGCCTTGACCTGTGGTGAGTTCAATCATCATGGCAATGAAAAAGCCGATCGTGGCAAAACGCCCATTCCAATTTTTAGCTTGGGGCGTAAAGCCAATCTTGGTTGCATCGTTGCGGTCTTGAGTTTGCATAGTCTTAACTCTGTAAAATAAACTTTTGTTACCATCTGTACAAGAATGTAACTAAAGAATTGTGAACGCGCAGCAATCTGCTTCGCGAGGCAGATGAATTTTAGCTTTGGTGCGAAAATAAAAAGCACTTGGGCTGGATTTCTGACACTCTCTTCGTTTTGCCGGGGACGACCCCCAGCACCCCTCTCTTTAGGAGAATGATATGTTGCTAAACGCCTCACAACCGCTAAGCGATCGCCTAGACGATTACTACCACCAGATCAAGGCTGTCATTCTCAACCGTCAAAATCCGATTACGGGTCTGTTGCCCGCCAGTACTGCAATTAACGCCCACGGCGACTACACCGATGCCTGGGTACGCGACAACGTTTACAGCATTCTCGCCGTTTGGGGATTGGCGCTAGCTTACCGCAAAGTCGATGAAGATAAGGGGCGCACCTACGAGCTAGAACAAAGCGTCGTCAAGCTGATGCGCGGGCTGTTGTTCTGTATGATGCGACAGAGCCACAAAGTTGAGCAATTTAAACAAAGCCAATCCCTCCTAGACTGCCTGCACGCCAAATACAACACCAGCAGCGGTGATGTCGTAGTCGGCGATGACGCTTGGGGACACTTGCAGTTGGATGCCACCTCGCTATTTCTGCTGATGCTGGCTCAGATGACGGCATCGGGGTTACATATCATCTACGCCATTGACGAAGTCAACTTTGTCCAAAATCTGGTCTATTACATTGGCAGAACTTACCGAACCCCCGATTATGGGATTTGGGAGCGAGGAAATAAGATAAACCGGGGGAATCCAGAACTAAATGCCAGTTCGGTCGGGATGGCAAAAGCCGCTTTAGAAGCAATTAGCGGACTGGATTTATTTGGAGTGCGAGGTTCTCAGGCTTCTGTAATTCACGTGCTGCCGGATGAAATTGCTCGCGCCCGCATGACCCTGAAATCCCTGTTACCAAGAGAATCTAGCTCCAAAGAAGTGGATGCGGCTAGCTTAAGCGTCATTAGTTTCCCAGCCTTTGCGGTGGAAAATATGGAGCTGATGGAACGCACTCGACAGAAAATCATCGACAAGCTGGAGGGACGCTACGGCTGCAAACGCTTTTTGCGAGATGGACACCAAACTGTTTTGGAAGATACCAGCCGCTTGCACTACGAACCTTGGGAATTGCAGCAATTTGAGCATATTGAGTGCGAATGGCCTTTATTTTTCACCTACCTGGTTCTGGATGGCTTGTTTCGAGGAGACATGGAACAAGTTAAGGACTATCAAGAGTGCCTGGAGTTTCTGCTGATTGAGCAGGACGGTTTGCGGCTGCTACCGGAGCTTTATTATGTCCCGGCGGAAAAGATTGAGGCGGAGAGACAGAACCCCCACACCCAACCGCGCCTGCCGAATGAAAATATCCCCTTGGTGTGGGCGCAAAGCTTGTACCTGCTAGGAGAAATGCTGAGTGAAAAGTTAATCGCGGTGGGAGATATTGACCCGCTGGGACGGCACCTGAGTGTGGGTCGGGAAGGAAACCCGATGGTACAAATTGCGCTGCTGGCAGAAGATGAAAAGTTACAGGCTGAATTAGCAGTCCACGGCATTGCAACCCAGACGCCGCAACAACTGGAGCCGATTCAGGTGCGTCAAGCAACAGAACTCTCAGCGGTTTATACCCAAATTGGGCGGAACGACAAGCTGGGACTCACGGGCAGGCCCGTGCGCCGGTTGCGGACTTTAACAACATCGAGGATTTTTCGTATTCGCAGCGAGACGATTGTCTTCTTACCGTCATTTTTGGATCAACAGCAGTTTTACCTGACCCTTGACTACCATTTCTTAGTTGCTGAAATTCAGAGCGAACTTGCTTATATTCAGCGCAATTGGTTTGAGCTAGGGCGTCCTACCATGACGTTGTTGCTGACCCACGCAATGCTGGAAACCGGCTCAGAGGCGCTTCTGGAACTGATGCAGGAGCTAAAAGATGGTTTATGCAATGGGGTTCGAGTGAAATTGGGGCGGCTGAATCAGCTGATGCTGACATCTGGGACACAACGAATTGATTTTCTACACGACTTTGAGTTTACCCAATCGCCGGTTCAAGATGCCGCGACACGACGGTACTACCTGACCAGCCATCCTGATAAAAATTGGCCGCTGGGTAATACTCAAGAATTTATGCTGGAGTGCGAAACCAATTTGGGGTTATTGCTCTCTAGCCTGCGGGAGTCGGAAAACATCTACGAACAAATCGAGTTGTTGCATACCTTGGTGCGGTTGCAGGGATTGGATTTTGATACCGGCTTTGGAGGGCCGGAACAGCGAGTGACAGTGGCGGATTTGCTGGATGAAGTTTACACCAAGGCAGGCACCAGCGAAGCGTCCCCCCACTGGACGGTGGTACGTCATGCGGCTGGGTTACTGAATAAGGTTGATATTGGCTTGTCGGATGCGGTGACGGATATCCTGGTGCGGGGCAAGCAGATTACGGTGGGCAAGGCGTATACTGAGGCGTCGCTGATGGCACGCCCGATGTCTTATACAGAAATTATGGACAAGATCCGCGAGTTCTGTGGGGAGGATATTCGCGATCGCGTCTTCACTCAAGAAATCCTAATTTACCTAGGTCTGCTGATCAAGGGGGAACCTCAGCTATTTGATGGTTTGCTAACGCTACGGGTGGGATATTTGATCCTGCTGTTGACTAGCGAATTGGCGCACGAGTTACGCCTGACTCAGGATGAAGCTTACGAACACTTGATGCAGTTAAGTCCTTTTGAAGTGAGAATGCGGCTGCGCCAAGTATTGGCTGGGTATGAGGGGATGAATCAAGTGCTGCGTCAGCAAGAATCTTTACACGTTAAACAGCAGGAACAGGAGATTGAGTGGGTGGTGCCGGTGGAACCCGATGAGGAAGAGGCACCCACTGCTGGGGGTTGGTTGCGACAGCGACAATTGGACGGGGCGCTCAATCGAGTCCCGAAAGATTTTTATCCCAGCGTTTGGAGATTGCTGAAACACTGCAAAGGTGTAGTAATTGGGGATAAGCTAGAGCGTCGCAATCGTTTGGATAGCCATTTAATTTTGTCAGAAATGACGCCAGGAGAAAAGAATTTTGCCCTGCGAATCGAGCATTTGCTCAATAAAATACAGGCACCGGAATACCGAAAGGTAAATATTGAGGCATTAATGGAATTGGCAGCGATTGCTCAAGCGAATCCAGAGCTACAAGTAGAAGAATATATTGTGCTAGATGTGCTAATTGGTCATGCCGTGCGCTTGGCTTGGTTGGAAAAATTTCCAGAAAGAGCAGACCGCTATGACGAGTATAAAGCCGCTGCATGGCGTGCCTTTTACGGCACTTCTCCCAGAGATTGTGCGGCTTCTATTGTCAAAGCGTTCCGCTTCCTGACTCAATTTGGGCAACGCAGTGCTGCATAAAGTTGCTTAGATTGAACCCACATTCCGCAGGTTTCAAACCAGTAGGTAGTATTTCTGGCAAGCCGCCCCCAGGAAGCGGAGAA is part of the Coleofasciculus sp. FACHB-T130 genome and encodes:
- a CDS encoding polysaccharide deacetylase family protein, translating into MQLAPLFPIVYRILQPAFPRCLWSGTGNSRAIALTFDDGPHPQYTPELLKVLDHYNIPASFFWLGVCVNRAPATAKEVYRRGHWLGLHGYDHRAFPKLSPSDLKQSMEQTQQAIQQACQLDPQFVRDVRPPNGLFTPQTLDLLQQWNYRPVMWSVVPEDWVQPGVSVVVQRVLRQVQNGSVIVLHDGYYGGQDVAETTAQLVPKLLQQGYQFVTIDALWQQSQLTFLT
- the rpoD gene encoding RNA polymerase sigma factor RpoD, whose amino-acid sequence is MTQANDVLEIITPPESELDLLIDEDADQDDFVDVTPDEDEGKPGKVSRSRRRVQTKKKHYTEDSIRLYLQEIGRIRLLRADEEIELARKIADLLELERLREQLIENLEREPQDIEWAEGVLKSERVWEQLATQLGREPQQEEWSKEVKKRLPAFRHRLYVGRRAKDKMVQSNLRLVVSIAKKYMNRGLSFQDLIQEGSLGLIRAAEKFDHEKGYKFSTYATWWIRQAITRAIADQSRTIRLPVHLYETISRIKKTTKLLSQEMGRKPTEEEIATRMEMTIEKLRFIAKSAQLPISLETPIGKEEDSRLGDFIEADGETPEDQVSKNLLREDLESVLDTLSPRERDVLRLRYGLDDGRMKTLEEIGQIFNVTRERIRQIEAKALRKLRHPNRNSILKEYIR
- a CDS encoding chlorophyll A-B binding protein; translation: MQTQDRNDATKIGFTPQAKNWNGRFATIGFFIAMMIELTTGQGVLHFWGLM
- a CDS encoding glycoside hydrolase family 15 protein, with the protein product MLLNASQPLSDRLDDYYHQIKAVILNRQNPITGLLPASTAINAHGDYTDAWVRDNVYSILAVWGLALAYRKVDEDKGRTYELEQSVVKLMRGLLFCMMRQSHKVEQFKQSQSLLDCLHAKYNTSSGDVVVGDDAWGHLQLDATSLFLLMLAQMTASGLHIIYAIDEVNFVQNLVYYIGRTYRTPDYGIWERGNKINRGNPELNASSVGMAKAALEAISGLDLFGVRGSQASVIHVLPDEIARARMTLKSLLPRESSSKEVDAASLSVISFPAFAVENMELMERTRQKIIDKLEGRYGCKRFLRDGHQTVLEDTSRLHYEPWELQQFEHIECEWPLFFTYLVLDGLFRGDMEQVKDYQECLEFLLIEQDGLRLLPELYYVPAEKIEAERQNPHTQPRLPNENIPLVWAQSLYLLGEMLSEKLIAVGDIDPLGRHLSVGREGNPMVQIALLAEDEKLQAELAVHGIATQTPQQLEPIQVRQATELSAVYTQIGRNDKLGLTGRPVRRLRTLTTSRIFRIRSETIVFLPSFLDQQQFYLTLDYHFLVAEIQSELAYIQRNWFELGRPTMTLLLTHAMLETGSEALLELMQELKDGLCNGVRVKLGRLNQLMLTSGTQRIDFLHDFEFTQSPVQDAATRRYYLTSHPDKNWPLGNTQEFMLECETNLGLLLSSLRESENIYEQIELLHTLVRLQGLDFDTGFGGPEQRVTVADLLDEVYTKAGTSEASPHWTVVRHAAGLLNKVDIGLSDAVTDILVRGKQITVGKAYTEASLMARPMSYTEIMDKIREFCGEDIRDRVFTQEILIYLGLLIKGEPQLFDGLLTLRVGYLILLLTSELAHELRLTQDEAYEHLMQLSPFEVRMRLRQVLAGYEGMNQVLRQQESLHVKQQEQEIEWVVPVEPDEEEAPTAGGWLRQRQLDGALNRVPKDFYPSVWRLLKHCKGVVIGDKLERRNRLDSHLILSEMTPGEKNFALRIEHLLNKIQAPEYRKVNIEALMELAAIAQANPELQVEEYIVLDVLIGHAVRLAWLEKFPERADRYDEYKAAAWRAFYGTSPRDCAASIVKAFRFLTQFGQRSAA